The Arachis hypogaea cultivar Tifrunner chromosome 14, arahy.Tifrunner.gnm2.J5K5, whole genome shotgun sequence genome has a segment encoding these proteins:
- the LOC112741764 gene encoding uncharacterized protein isoform X6, whose protein sequence is MRDLRESLPSRRRGTREREPSRWNRWKERKAGTVKFPKNKVTRKSFLLLQQIPFIQSYAGDINQVIHIIDFHVCMIISLLIILRLWVELEERVKS, encoded by the exons ATGAGGGATCTGCGAGAATCGTTGCCGTCGCGGAGGAGGGGGACACGCGAGAGGGAGCCGTCACGGTG GAACCGATGGAAGGAGAGAAAAGCAGGTACCGTCAAGTTCCCGAAGAACAAGGTTACTCGCAAG AGTTTTCTTCTGCTGCAGCAGATTCCATTCATTCAGTCTTATGCTGGAGATATCAACCAAGTTATCCACATTATTG ATTTTCATGTTTGTATGATCATATCTTTGCTGATAATTTTAAGATTATGGGTAGAGTTAGAAGAAAGGGTAAAAAGCTAA
- the LOC112741764 gene encoding uncharacterized protein isoform X3 encodes MLLIVITLLQLKGTDGRREKQVPSSSRRTRLLARVFFCCSRFHSFSLMLEISTKLSTLLLISLAQSGQPITQDLLSSGGKVLTIWFCLSRRKGIKKKLIQMPSPSSSS; translated from the exons ATGCTTTTAATTGTTATTACTCTTCTCCAATTGAAAGGAACCGATGGAAGGAGAGAAAAGCAGGTACCGTCAAGTTCCCGAAGAACAAGGTTACTCGCAAG AGTTTTCTTCTGCTGCAGCAGATTCCATTCATTCAGTCTTATGCTGGAGATATCAACCAAGTTATCCACATTATTG CTAATTTCTTTGGCACAATCCGGCCAACCAATAACACAAGATCTTCTTTCTAGTGGTG GGAAAGTGCTTACTATTTGGTTTTGTTTATCCAGAAGaaaaggcataaagaaaaagttgattcaaatg CCATCACCATCTTCAAGCAGTTAA
- the LOC112741764 gene encoding uncharacterized protein isoform X2, giving the protein MLLIVITLLQLKGTDGRREKQVPSSSRRTRLLARVFFCCSRFHSFSLMLEISTKLSTLLLISLAQSGQPITQDLLSSGGKVLTIWFCLSRRKGIKKKLIQMVVLHCSHHHLQAVNSLRSQQESC; this is encoded by the exons ATGCTTTTAATTGTTATTACTCTTCTCCAATTGAAAGGAACCGATGGAAGGAGAGAAAAGCAGGTACCGTCAAGTTCCCGAAGAACAAGGTTACTCGCAAG AGTTTTCTTCTGCTGCAGCAGATTCCATTCATTCAGTCTTATGCTGGAGATATCAACCAAGTTATCCACATTATTG CTAATTTCTTTGGCACAATCCGGCCAACCAATAACACAAGATCTTCTTTCTAGTGGTG GGAAAGTGCTTACTATTTGGTTTTGTTTATCCAGAAGaaaaggcataaagaaaaagttgattcaaatg GTAGTTCTCCATTGCAGCCATCACCATCTTCAAGCAGTTAATTCTCTTCGAAGTCAACAAGAAAG TTGTTAG
- the LOC112741764 gene encoding uncharacterized protein isoform X1, whose product MLLIVITLLQLKGTDGRREKQVPSSSRRTRLLARVFFCCSRFHSFSLMLEISTKLSTLLLISLAQSGQPITQDLLSSGGKVLTIWFCLSRRKGIKKKLIQMVVLHCSHHHLQAVNSLRSQQERRCTVVL is encoded by the exons ATGCTTTTAATTGTTATTACTCTTCTCCAATTGAAAGGAACCGATGGAAGGAGAGAAAAGCAGGTACCGTCAAGTTCCCGAAGAACAAGGTTACTCGCAAG AGTTTTCTTCTGCTGCAGCAGATTCCATTCATTCAGTCTTATGCTGGAGATATCAACCAAGTTATCCACATTATTG CTAATTTCTTTGGCACAATCCGGCCAACCAATAACACAAGATCTTCTTTCTAGTGGTG GGAAAGTGCTTACTATTTGGTTTTGTTTATCCAGAAGaaaaggcataaagaaaaagttgattcaaatg GTAGTTCTCCATTGCAGCCATCACCATCTTCAAGCAGTTAATTCTCTTCGAAGTCAACAAGAAAGG AGATGCACAGTTGTATTGTAA
- the LOC112741764 gene encoding uncharacterized protein isoform X7: protein MRDLRESLPSRRRGTREREPSRWNRWKERKAGTVKFPKNKVTRKSFLLLQQIPFIQSYAGDINQVIHIIANFFGTIRPTNNTRSSF, encoded by the exons ATGAGGGATCTGCGAGAATCGTTGCCGTCGCGGAGGAGGGGGACACGCGAGAGGGAGCCGTCACGGTG GAACCGATGGAAGGAGAGAAAAGCAGGTACCGTCAAGTTCCCGAAGAACAAGGTTACTCGCAAG AGTTTTCTTCTGCTGCAGCAGATTCCATTCATTCAGTCTTATGCTGGAGATATCAACCAAGTTATCCACATTATTG CTAATTTCTTTGGCACAATCCGGCCAACCAATAACACAAGATCTTCTTTCTAG
- the LOC112741764 gene encoding signal peptide peptidase-like 3 isoform X5, translated as MEMHSCIVSLTLRKCQSFGQKTVNLPLFREVSIFSLVVLLFSVAFTIFWVATTAIIFMDRPRYSLSTFTLCCYKDNNTAMAALVSTIGAVKGTLINGRCISR; from the exons ATGG AGATGCACAGTTGTATTGTAAGCCTCACTTTAAG AAAATGTCAAAGTTTCGGTCAGAAGACAGTGAATTTACCTCTGTTCAGGGAGGTCTCTATTTTCTCACTTGTAGTGTTACTATTTTCTGTTGCATTTACGATTTTCTGGGTTGCTACTACAGCAATCATATTCATGGATAGGCCAAGATATTCTT TAAGTACATTTACTCTCTGCTGCTACAAGGACAATAACACAGCCATGGCAGCTTTAGTTTCAACCATAGGAGCTGTCAAAGGAACTCTAATCAA TGGCCGGTGTATATCTCGCTGA
- the LOC112741764 gene encoding signal peptide peptidase-like 3 isoform X4 → MVIDEMHSCIVSLTLRKCQSFGQKTVNLPLFREVSIFSLVVLLFSVAFTIFWVATTAIIFMDRPRYSLSTFTLCCYKDNNTAMAALVSTIGAVKGTLINGRCISR, encoded by the exons ATGGTAATTGATG AGATGCACAGTTGTATTGTAAGCCTCACTTTAAG AAAATGTCAAAGTTTCGGTCAGAAGACAGTGAATTTACCTCTGTTCAGGGAGGTCTCTATTTTCTCACTTGTAGTGTTACTATTTTCTGTTGCATTTACGATTTTCTGGGTTGCTACTACAGCAATCATATTCATGGATAGGCCAAGATATTCTT TAAGTACATTTACTCTCTGCTGCTACAAGGACAATAACACAGCCATGGCAGCTTTAGTTTCAACCATAGGAGCTGTCAAAGGAACTCTAATCAA TGGCCGGTGTATATCTCGCTGA